One Mycolicibacter sp. MU0083 DNA window includes the following coding sequences:
- a CDS encoding aldehyde dehydrogenase family protein, producing the protein MLIDGKLVTAISGAEFDNHSPATGRLLGTTAAADAADMNLAVAAARRAFDDTDWSTNRELRKRCLAQLQAALESEKEELRTELIAEVGCPVMTTGLAQLDWPLADGLRYPGKLIDEFEWERQLDGGGLFGDRNVRTVVKEPVGVVAAITPSNFPVEVILNKLGPALAAGNTVILKPDPNTPWNATRLGRLVAEHTDIPAGVLNVVPTPSNEVAGLLGTDPRVDMVSFTGSTAVGKMLARNGADTMKRTFLELGGKSALIVLDDADPAKVLPGAIGVCVHAGQACAATTRMLVHTSLFDDLLAAVTAAFAAVSVGDPALPQTLVGPLISAAQKQRVLDAYAQARRDGAEITTGGGEVVGLPDELAGGHYVQPTVIAGVDNSAAIAQQEVFGPVLVMLPFSDDDEAVRIANDSAFGLAGAVVSASDERAMAVARRVRTGAIGVNGGMYYGADAPFGGYKNSGWGRQCGIEGFAQYLETKTIGYRKRRGA; encoded by the coding sequence ATGCTGATCGACGGCAAGCTGGTGACGGCGATCTCGGGTGCGGAGTTCGACAACCACAGCCCGGCCACCGGGCGGCTGTTGGGCACCACGGCGGCCGCCGATGCCGCCGACATGAACCTGGCCGTCGCCGCCGCCCGACGCGCCTTCGACGACACCGACTGGTCGACCAACCGGGAGCTGCGCAAGCGCTGCCTGGCGCAGCTGCAGGCGGCCCTGGAGTCCGAGAAGGAAGAACTGCGCACCGAGCTGATCGCCGAGGTGGGCTGCCCGGTCATGACGACCGGGCTCGCCCAGCTGGATTGGCCGCTGGCCGACGGGTTGCGCTATCCGGGAAAGCTGATCGACGAGTTCGAGTGGGAGCGGCAACTCGACGGCGGCGGACTGTTCGGTGACCGCAACGTCCGCACCGTCGTCAAGGAACCGGTCGGTGTGGTCGCGGCGATCACCCCTTCCAACTTTCCCGTCGAGGTGATCCTCAACAAGCTCGGGCCGGCGCTGGCCGCCGGGAACACCGTGATCCTCAAGCCCGACCCGAACACCCCGTGGAACGCCACCCGACTGGGGCGGCTGGTCGCCGAGCACACCGACATCCCCGCCGGCGTCCTCAACGTGGTGCCCACGCCGTCCAACGAGGTCGCCGGGCTGCTCGGCACCGACCCGCGGGTCGACATGGTCTCATTCACCGGATCCACAGCGGTCGGAAAGATGTTGGCCCGCAACGGTGCCGACACCATGAAGCGGACCTTCCTGGAACTGGGCGGGAAGTCGGCGCTGATCGTGCTCGACGACGCCGACCCGGCCAAGGTGCTACCCGGGGCGATCGGGGTGTGCGTGCACGCCGGGCAGGCCTGCGCGGCCACCACCCGGATGTTGGTACACACCTCGCTCTTCGACGACCTGCTGGCGGCGGTGACCGCAGCGTTCGCCGCGGTGTCGGTGGGCGACCCGGCACTGCCGCAGACCCTGGTCGGCCCACTGATCAGCGCCGCCCAGAAGCAGCGCGTGCTCGACGCCTACGCCCAGGCCCGTCGGGACGGTGCTGAGATCACCACCGGCGGCGGGGAAGTCGTCGGTCTTCCGGATGAATTGGCCGGCGGGCACTACGTGCAGCCGACCGTCATCGCCGGGGTCGACAACAGTGCCGCGATCGCCCAACAGGAGGTGTTCGGGCCGGTGCTGGTGATGCTGCCGTTCTCCGACGACGACGAGGCGGTCCGGATCGCCAACGACAGCGCGTTCGGGTTGGCCGGCGCGGTGGTCTCGGCGTCCGACGAGCGGGCCATGGCGGTGGCCCGCCGGGTGCGCACCGGGGCGATCGGCGTCAACGGCGGCATGTACTACGGGGCCGACGCGCCGTTCGGCGGCTACAAGAACAGCGGTTGGGGCCGCCAGTGCGGGATCGAGGGGTTCGCGCAGTACCTGGAGACCAAGACGATCGGCTACCGCAAGCGCCGCGGGGCGTGA
- a CDS encoding acyl-CoA synthetase, translating into MAPLTQFTVPEVTAAVAAAIPDRDLIIQGDRRLSYAQVVERSNRLASYLHSRGLGCHTPRSDLAQHETGQDLLGIYAYNGNEFIETLLGSFAARVAPFNVNYRYVRNELAYLLADSGATALVYHAAFAPTLAEVLPELPQLKVLIQIADDSGNALLDGAVDYEEALAESSPQPPPVQPDPDDLYVLYTGGTTGMPKGVLWRQHDIFMGSFGGRNLMTAQEVSCIDDIVGPATENPGVKLMILPPLIHGAAQWAVMTALNTGQTLVFPSVVDHFDADDVVRAIEREKVLSVTVVGDAMARPLLDAIRKGDADVSSLMVVANGGALLTPYVKQQIVETLPGAMVIDGVGSSETGAQMRHMSTSGAVSTGTFAGGPDTCVVAEDLGCVLEPGHDGLGWLGQRGYVPLGYKGDAAKTAATFPVIDGVRCAVPGDRARHLDDGSIELLGRDSVTINSGGEKIFAEEVESALASHPAVVDVVVAGRPSERWGQEVVAVVALSDGATATAAELIEHASGSLARYKLPKAVVFRPVIVRSPAGKADYRWAREQAEQG; encoded by the coding sequence GTGGCGCCCCTGACCCAGTTCACCGTGCCCGAGGTCACCGCAGCGGTGGCAGCGGCGATTCCCGACCGCGACCTGATCATCCAGGGCGACCGCCGCCTCAGTTACGCCCAGGTCGTGGAGCGGTCGAATCGGCTGGCGTCGTACCTGCACTCGCGGGGCTTGGGCTGTCACACCCCGCGGTCGGATTTGGCGCAGCACGAGACGGGCCAGGATCTGCTGGGCATCTACGCCTACAACGGCAACGAGTTCATTGAGACCCTGCTGGGCAGTTTCGCCGCCCGGGTGGCGCCGTTCAACGTCAACTACCGCTATGTGCGCAACGAATTGGCTTACCTGCTGGCCGATTCCGGCGCCACCGCGCTGGTGTATCACGCCGCGTTCGCCCCGACTCTGGCCGAGGTGCTGCCCGAGCTGCCGCAGCTGAAGGTGCTCATCCAGATCGCCGACGACTCCGGTAACGCGCTGCTGGACGGGGCGGTCGACTACGAGGAAGCGCTCGCGGAAAGCTCCCCGCAGCCGCCGCCGGTGCAGCCGGACCCCGACGACCTGTATGTGCTCTACACCGGAGGCACCACCGGGATGCCCAAGGGCGTGCTGTGGCGTCAGCACGACATCTTCATGGGGTCGTTCGGCGGCCGCAACCTGATGACCGCGCAGGAGGTCAGCTGCATCGACGACATCGTCGGGCCGGCCACCGAGAATCCGGGAGTCAAGCTGATGATCCTGCCGCCGCTGATCCACGGCGCCGCGCAGTGGGCGGTGATGACCGCGCTCAACACCGGCCAGACTCTGGTCTTCCCTTCGGTGGTCGACCATTTCGACGCCGACGACGTGGTGCGCGCGATCGAGCGCGAGAAGGTGCTGTCGGTGACCGTGGTCGGTGACGCGATGGCCCGGCCGCTGCTGGACGCGATCCGCAAGGGCGACGCCGACGTGTCGTCGCTGATGGTGGTGGCCAACGGCGGCGCCCTGCTGACGCCGTACGTCAAGCAGCAGATCGTGGAGACCCTGCCCGGGGCCATGGTGATCGACGGGGTCGGTTCCTCGGAGACCGGCGCGCAGATGCGGCACATGTCGACCTCCGGGGCGGTCTCGACGGGCACCTTCGCCGGCGGCCCGGACACCTGTGTGGTGGCCGAAGACCTCGGCTGCGTCCTCGAGCCCGGGCACGACGGATTGGGTTGGCTCGGCCAGCGCGGTTATGTCCCCCTGGGTTACAAGGGCGATGCCGCCAAGACCGCGGCGACGTTCCCGGTGATCGACGGCGTGCGGTGCGCGGTGCCCGGCGACCGGGCCCGGCACCTGGACGACGGGTCGATCGAGTTGCTCGGCCGGGATTCGGTGACGATCAACTCCGGCGGGGAGAAGATCTTCGCCGAAGAGGTCGAGTCCGCTCTCGCCTCACATCCGGCGGTGGTCGACGTGGTGGTCGCCGGTCGGCCCAGTGAACGCTGGGGCCAGGAGGTGGTCGCGGTGGTGGCGCTGAGCGACGGCGCCACTGCCACCGCCGCCGAACTGATCGAGCACGCGAGCGGGTCGCTGGCCCGCTACAAGCTGCCGAAGGCGGTGGTGTTCCGCCCCGTGATCGTGCGCAGCCCGGCCGGCAAGGCCGACTACCGGTGGGCTCGCGAGCAGGCCGAGCAGGGTTAG
- a CDS encoding cysteine hydrolase translates to MRVPLAELVAAQHTAIITQELQGAVVGPTAGLAVLADEARREALPNIGRLLPAARAAGVHVVHCLVQRRPDGLGSNHNARLFAAGAGAVSIAPGSPGATLLPEFGPEPSDLVLSRYHGLGPMGGTDLDAILRNLGVSTIVAVGVSLNVAIPNLVMDAVNAAYRVVIPRDAVAGVPAEYGAAIIDNTLSLLATITTTEELMHTWRP, encoded by the coding sequence ATGAGGGTGCCGCTCGCCGAGTTGGTCGCTGCACAGCACACCGCGATCATCACCCAGGAACTGCAGGGCGCGGTGGTCGGCCCGACCGCCGGCCTGGCGGTGCTGGCCGACGAAGCGCGCCGAGAGGCGCTGCCGAATATCGGCCGACTGTTGCCGGCGGCCCGGGCGGCGGGTGTGCACGTGGTGCACTGCCTGGTGCAGCGGCGCCCGGACGGGTTGGGGTCCAACCACAACGCCCGACTGTTCGCCGCCGGTGCCGGCGCGGTCAGCATCGCGCCGGGCAGTCCCGGCGCCACCCTGCTGCCGGAGTTCGGGCCGGAACCGTCCGACCTGGTCTTGAGCCGCTATCACGGGCTCGGCCCAATGGGCGGCACCGACCTGGATGCGATCCTGCGCAACCTGGGAGTGTCGACCATTGTCGCGGTGGGGGTCTCGCTGAACGTGGCGATCCCGAACCTGGTCATGGATGCGGTCAACGCCGCATACCGGGTGGTGATACCCCGTGACGCGGTGGCCGGCGTGCCCGCCGAGTACGGTGCTGCCATCATCGACAACACGCTGTCGCTGCTGGCGACGATCACCACCACCGAGGAGTTGATGCACACGTGGCGCCCCTGA
- a CDS encoding aromatic ring-hydroxylating oxygenase subunit alpha, with product MKVPFTWKVTGWFMIGWSPEFAAGRTHALHYFGEDLVAYRDGSGELHVMEAHCKHMGAHLGHGGTVVEDRVECPFHGWQWGPDGCNKFIPYQPDRPNKALKLRVYPVREQHGCVFIWHHPDGAEPTWEMPDIFGKFPQFTTGPQDYYRAYPEFSRRLQDEPVHPQIVAENAADSAHFQYVHRATVTPQLLEWEMADTEWHFVAGFPDARADDPHQMALRFHSHLFGLGGAISIFEGVQQHRLIFTCTPVDDGRSDLFYSIWWPRLPGDESEAPPEDIRNRVEQQFLSTVEDDLGIWRYQRYIERPALSKVDAKPFMTLRKWATQFYDVAPADTALS from the coding sequence ATGAAAGTTCCGTTCACCTGGAAGGTCACCGGCTGGTTCATGATCGGCTGGTCACCGGAGTTCGCCGCGGGCCGGACACACGCCCTGCACTACTTCGGCGAAGACCTGGTCGCCTACCGGGACGGCTCCGGCGAGCTCCACGTGATGGAGGCGCACTGCAAGCACATGGGTGCCCACCTGGGCCACGGCGGCACGGTCGTCGAGGACCGCGTCGAGTGCCCGTTCCACGGCTGGCAGTGGGGCCCCGACGGCTGCAACAAGTTCATCCCCTACCAGCCGGACCGGCCGAACAAGGCCCTGAAGCTGCGGGTGTACCCGGTGCGCGAACAGCACGGCTGCGTGTTCATCTGGCATCACCCCGACGGAGCGGAACCGACCTGGGAGATGCCCGACATCTTCGGCAAGTTCCCCCAGTTCACCACCGGGCCGCAGGACTACTACCGGGCCTATCCGGAATTCTCCCGACGGCTGCAGGACGAACCCGTGCACCCGCAGATCGTCGCCGAGAACGCCGCGGACAGTGCACATTTCCAGTACGTGCACCGCGCGACGGTGACGCCGCAGTTGCTCGAATGGGAGATGGCCGACACCGAATGGCACTTCGTCGCCGGCTTTCCCGACGCGCGCGCCGACGACCCCCATCAGATGGCGCTGCGGTTCCACTCCCACCTGTTCGGGCTGGGCGGGGCGATCAGCATCTTCGAGGGCGTGCAGCAGCACCGGCTGATCTTCACCTGCACCCCGGTCGATGACGGCCGCTCGGATCTGTTCTATTCGATCTGGTGGCCGCGACTGCCCGGCGACGAGTCCGAGGCCCCGCCGGAAGACATCCGGAACCGGGTGGAGCAGCAGTTCCTGTCCACCGTCGAAGACGATCTGGGCATCTGGCGTTATCAGCGCTATATCGAGAGGCCGGCGCTGTCGAAGGTCGACGCGAAACCGTTTATGACACTGCGGAAATGGGCGACCCAGTTCTACGATGTGGCGCCGGCCGACACCGCGCTGTCATGA
- a CDS encoding aldehyde dehydrogenase family protein codes for MLERQRKAFVADGPPGVAVRRHRIDRLVAMVLDNIDAFTEAMEQDFGTRSRAASLATEMVGMIPVIEHTRSNLKKWMRSGKLLRAARLVGLRAEVQPSPLGVVGIIGPWNFPLQLVVVPAAAAFAAGNRVMIKMSEITARTGELMQQLAPKYFAEDELAVVTGGADVAAAFSRLPFDHIFFTGSPAVGKLVQRAAADNLVPVTLELGGKNPVVVAPDADITRSARRIASARMVNGGQVCVCPDYVLVPEREVDAFVDVARATLREMFPTIVNNGDYCSSVNEANFDRVLGLIDDARSRGATVEAVAPAGEALPDRASRKIAPTIVRDVDASMAIADEEIFGPVLMVQGYRGLDDAIETINARPAPLVAYWFGPGGKDFREFVRRTRSGGVARNDFAAQMVPSGAPFGGVGRSGMGAYHGKAGFDAFSHYRTVVGTDLPFSLTGSAAPPFKPGMQRYADTMLRRARNKAQRRLKRG; via the coding sequence CTGCTGGAGCGGCAACGCAAGGCGTTCGTCGCCGACGGGCCGCCGGGCGTCGCCGTCCGGCGCCATCGCATCGACCGACTGGTGGCGATGGTGCTCGACAACATCGACGCCTTCACCGAGGCGATGGAGCAGGATTTCGGCACCCGGTCCCGGGCGGCGTCGCTGGCCACCGAGATGGTCGGCATGATCCCGGTGATCGAGCACACCCGATCGAACCTCAAGAAATGGATGCGTTCCGGCAAGCTGCTGCGCGCGGCCCGGCTGGTCGGGCTGCGCGCCGAAGTGCAGCCCAGCCCGCTCGGTGTGGTGGGCATCATCGGACCGTGGAACTTCCCGCTGCAACTGGTCGTGGTGCCCGCCGCGGCGGCCTTCGCCGCCGGCAACCGGGTGATGATCAAGATGTCCGAGATCACCGCGCGCACCGGCGAACTGATGCAACAACTGGCCCCGAAGTACTTCGCCGAAGATGAACTGGCCGTCGTCACCGGCGGCGCGGACGTGGCGGCCGCCTTTTCCCGCTTGCCGTTCGACCACATCTTCTTCACCGGGTCACCCGCGGTGGGGAAGTTGGTGCAACGCGCCGCCGCCGACAACCTGGTCCCGGTGACCCTGGAACTGGGCGGCAAGAACCCGGTGGTGGTGGCACCCGACGCAGATATCACGCGCTCGGCCCGGCGCATTGCCTCGGCCCGGATGGTCAACGGCGGCCAGGTCTGCGTCTGCCCGGACTACGTGCTGGTCCCCGAACGCGAGGTCGACGCCTTCGTCGACGTGGCCCGGGCGACGCTGCGGGAGATGTTCCCGACGATCGTGAACAACGGCGACTACTGCTCATCGGTGAACGAGGCCAACTTCGATCGGGTGCTGGGCCTGATCGACGATGCGCGATCCCGCGGCGCCACCGTCGAGGCCGTCGCGCCCGCCGGCGAAGCGTTGCCGGACCGGGCATCTCGCAAGATCGCACCCACTATCGTGCGTGACGTCGATGCGAGCATGGCCATCGCCGACGAGGAGATCTTCGGTCCGGTGCTGATGGTGCAGGGCTACCGCGGTCTCGACGACGCCATCGAGACCATCAATGCGCGGCCCGCCCCGCTGGTCGCCTACTGGTTCGGCCCGGGCGGCAAGGACTTCCGAGAGTTCGTGCGGCGCACCAGGAGCGGCGGTGTGGCCCGTAACGACTTCGCCGCGCAGATGGTGCCCTCCGGCGCGCCGTTCGGCGGGGTGGGCCGCAGCGGGATGGGCGCCTACCACGGCAAAGCCGGCTTCGACGCGTTCAGCCACTACCGGACCGTGGTCGGTACCGATCTGCCGTTCAGCCTGACCGGCAGTGCCGCACCGCCGTTCAAACCCGGGATGCAGCGCTACGCCGACACCATGCTGCGCCGAGCGCGCAACAAGGCGCAGCGGCGGCTGAAGCGGGGCTAA
- a CDS encoding SDR family oxidoreductase yields the protein MNNSPRRVVVVGAGSGIGAAAAAHFHRAGDFVLAVDVGPHETPASQHACCDLRDATAITAFAAGLESDWDVLAHVAGVPGTAPAADVLTINYLGMRLMTEAMLPRLRRSGAVVAVASTAALGWEQRVETLNGLLEATDAESVLDWQAGQDPAFPVYTTSKQAMILYAKRRAATAQNEFGVRINTVSPGPVETPILPDFETSMGKEMLDTVRATVGRHARVDDIVPVIDFLASPAAGWITGQDVQVDGGFITSITTGTPITA from the coding sequence ATGAACAACTCGCCGCGCAGAGTCGTGGTCGTGGGCGCCGGATCGGGAATCGGCGCGGCAGCCGCCGCACATTTCCACCGGGCCGGTGATTTCGTGTTGGCCGTCGACGTAGGCCCGCACGAGACACCGGCGTCCCAGCACGCCTGCTGCGATCTGCGCGATGCCACGGCGATCACCGCGTTCGCCGCCGGCCTCGAGTCCGATTGGGATGTGCTGGCTCACGTCGCCGGCGTGCCCGGGACCGCACCGGCGGCCGATGTGCTCACGATCAATTACCTGGGGATGCGCCTGATGACCGAGGCGATGTTGCCCCGACTGCGGCGCAGCGGGGCGGTGGTCGCCGTGGCGTCGACGGCCGCGCTCGGTTGGGAGCAGCGCGTCGAGACGCTCAACGGCCTGCTGGAGGCGACCGATGCCGAGTCGGTGCTGGACTGGCAGGCCGGCCAGGATCCGGCGTTCCCGGTCTACACCACCTCCAAGCAGGCGATGATCCTCTACGCCAAGCGGCGCGCGGCGACCGCGCAGAACGAGTTCGGCGTGCGGATCAACACGGTGAGTCCGGGGCCGGTGGAGACACCGATCCTGCCCGACTTCGAGACTTCGATGGGCAAGGAGATGCTCGACACCGTGCGCGCCACCGTCGGCCGGCACGCGCGCGTCGACGACATCGTGCCGGTGATCGACTTCCTGGCCTCGCCGGCCGCCGGATGGATCACCGGCCAGGACGTTCAAGTCGACGGCGGATTCATCACCTCGATCACCACCGGCACCCCCATCACCGCGTAG
- a CDS encoding cytochrome P450, with protein sequence MDSQVDDVAAALDKPADFIRNPYPYFAGKRGGAGIFPGTVMDFSKTPESLRPKTPFAAVSFEAVNQVFRDSDSFNSRIYDMTIGLFLGPTILAMEGEPHRKHRNLVSSAFKRKSLVHWEPDIVRPVCTALIDEFIEAGTADLVSEFTFEFPTRVISKLLGLPEEDLPWFRQRAMELISYTIDFERAFTASAALKDYFLAQMEMRKSHPTEDIIGDLVTAEVDGERLTDEAIFSFLRLLLPAGLETTYRATSNLLFLLLTHPDQFAAVRADHELIGAAIEEGLRYETPLTTVQRTAIRDTEVAGVAIPAGAVVDVCIGSANRDESRWERSEEFDIFRKWIPHITFAAGEHTCMGLHLARMEMRVAMECLLERLDEITLVTDDNPHIYGQPFRSPRSLPVTFSAK encoded by the coding sequence GTGGACAGTCAGGTCGACGACGTCGCCGCCGCACTCGACAAGCCGGCCGACTTCATCCGCAACCCCTATCCGTACTTCGCCGGCAAGCGCGGCGGGGCGGGGATCTTCCCCGGCACGGTCATGGACTTCTCCAAGACCCCGGAATCGCTACGGCCGAAGACTCCGTTCGCCGCGGTCTCCTTCGAGGCGGTGAACCAGGTGTTCCGGGACTCGGATTCGTTCAACTCGCGGATCTACGACATGACGATCGGACTGTTTCTCGGGCCGACCATCCTGGCCATGGAGGGCGAACCGCATCGCAAACACCGCAACCTGGTTTCGTCGGCGTTCAAGCGGAAGTCTCTGGTGCACTGGGAACCCGACATCGTCCGACCGGTCTGCACCGCGCTGATCGACGAGTTCATCGAGGCCGGCACCGCCGACCTGGTATCGGAATTCACCTTCGAGTTCCCCACCCGGGTGATCTCCAAGCTGTTGGGCCTGCCCGAAGAGGATCTTCCCTGGTTCCGGCAGCGGGCGATGGAATTGATCAGTTACACCATCGACTTCGAGCGGGCGTTCACCGCGTCGGCGGCGCTCAAGGACTACTTCCTGGCGCAGATGGAGATGCGTAAATCGCATCCCACCGAAGACATCATCGGCGATCTGGTGACCGCGGAGGTCGACGGGGAACGCCTCACCGACGAAGCGATCTTCTCGTTCTTGCGCCTGCTGCTGCCGGCCGGTCTGGAGACCACCTACCGGGCTACCAGCAATCTGCTGTTCCTGCTGCTCACCCACCCCGACCAGTTCGCCGCGGTGCGTGCCGACCACGAGCTGATCGGCGCCGCCATCGAGGAGGGGCTGCGCTACGAGACCCCGCTGACCACGGTGCAGCGCACCGCGATCCGCGACACCGAGGTGGCCGGTGTGGCGATTCCCGCCGGTGCCGTGGTCGATGTCTGCATCGGTTCGGCCAACCGCGACGAGAGCCGGTGGGAGCGTTCGGAGGAGTTCGACATCTTCCGTAAGTGGATTCCGCACATCACTTTTGCCGCCGGTGAGCACACCTGCATGGGGCTGCACCTGGCCCGGATGGAGATGCGGGTCGCGATGGAGTGCCTGCTGGAGCGCCTCGACGAGATCACCCTGGTCACCGACGACAACCCGCACATCTACGGTCAGCCGTTCCGCTCGCCGCGGTCGCTACCGGTGACGTTCAGCGCGAAGTAG
- a CDS encoding NAD(P)-dependent oxidoreductase produces MTTTSPVVGFVGAGQMGEPMVLRLADAGYRVQVYARRPEVRERLAAAGAVPVDSVAAVARDAGVVISCLFSDAQLLEIARGADGLLANVRPGTVVVSHTTGTVSTLTTLLAEYPDGPLLVDAPVSGGAHDIAAGKLTVLLGGPDDAVARAKAVLGAYADPIITTGELGTALNLKLINNVLFAANAQLVAAAVELAKNLDVPEASLFEALGQCSGGSKAAGYVQSAGGVASFGKVVAPFMRKDVAACIEAAADRGVDLGQLRTVAENGPLDLS; encoded by the coding sequence ATGACCACAACAAGCCCGGTCGTCGGGTTCGTCGGAGCCGGCCAGATGGGCGAGCCGATGGTTCTGCGCCTGGCCGACGCCGGGTACCGGGTGCAGGTCTACGCCCGGCGGCCCGAGGTACGCGAGCGGCTCGCCGCCGCGGGCGCGGTCCCGGTGGATTCGGTCGCGGCGGTTGCCCGCGATGCCGGCGTGGTGATCAGCTGCCTGTTCTCCGACGCCCAACTGCTCGAAATCGCCCGGGGCGCCGACGGACTGCTGGCCAACGTCAGGCCCGGCACCGTCGTGGTCTCGCACACCACCGGGACGGTGAGCACGCTGACCACCCTGCTGGCGGAATACCCGGACGGCCCGCTGCTGGTCGACGCGCCGGTCAGCGGCGGCGCCCACGACATCGCCGCCGGGAAGCTGACGGTGCTACTCGGCGGGCCCGACGACGCGGTGGCCCGCGCGAAAGCCGTACTGGGGGCCTACGCCGACCCGATCATCACCACCGGGGAGTTGGGCACCGCACTCAACCTCAAACTGATCAACAACGTGCTGTTCGCCGCCAACGCCCAACTGGTGGCCGCCGCGGTCGAACTGGCCAAGAACCTCGACGTCCCCGAAGCCAGTCTGTTCGAGGCGCTGGGACAGTGCAGTGGCGGTAGTAAGGCAGCCGGCTACGTGCAGTCCGCCGGCGGGGTGGCGAGCTTCGGGAAAGTGGTGGCGCCCTTCATGCGCAAGGACGTCGCGGCCTGTATCGAGGCCGCCGCCGACCGCGGCGTGGATCTGGGGCAGCTGCGGACCGTGGCCGAAAACGGGCCGCTGGACCTATCGTGA
- a CDS encoding cytochrome P450 — protein MTLDSAATTPASPRAYHRLDISDTTFWGKDFRTRDETFTTLRGEPGLTWHRPIDAVFPHQETGYWAATRHADVKFVSQHEELFCSSEGVSVDPMPAEIQRNMTFFLAMDPPEHTRYRKLISSGFTPRQVRRIEEQIKANSRDIVDKLLDQLRSGEQIDFVAACSGQLPMRTVSDMIGIDPADQAKVAYAAECLFSGSDDEYASLEERAVHVMTQLGVLAGSGVELAQRRRAEPHEDLMTELVNAEVDGHRLTDEELGSFMVLLGSAGNDTTKQTTTHAFKALIEHPEQRAWLLDDYDNRIGGAVEEFVRWSTPVLAFARHAVTDTEVAGTEIKAGEKIALFYCSANRDEAVFDRPHEFDITRGANPHLGFGGGGAHYCLGTHVARMQLRHLFYELLTRLPDVQIGEPEYLQSTFVHGIKRMPISLA, from the coding sequence ATGACCCTGGATTCAGCAGCCACCACACCGGCCTCACCGCGTGCCTACCACCGGCTGGATATCTCCGATACCACGTTCTGGGGCAAGGACTTCCGCACCCGCGACGAGACATTCACGACGCTGCGCGGCGAACCGGGCCTGACCTGGCACCGGCCGATCGACGCCGTGTTCCCCCACCAGGAGACCGGCTACTGGGCGGCGACCCGGCACGCCGACGTCAAGTTCGTCAGCCAGCACGAAGAGCTGTTCTGCTCCAGTGAGGGCGTCAGCGTCGACCCGATGCCGGCGGAGATCCAGCGCAACATGACGTTCTTCCTGGCGATGGACCCGCCCGAGCACACCCGGTATCGCAAGCTCATCAGCTCCGGGTTCACCCCGCGGCAGGTCCGCCGCATCGAGGAGCAGATCAAGGCCAACTCCCGCGACATCGTCGACAAACTCCTGGACCAGCTGCGCAGCGGTGAGCAGATCGACTTCGTCGCAGCCTGTTCGGGCCAGCTGCCGATGCGCACCGTCTCCGACATGATCGGGATCGACCCCGCCGATCAGGCGAAGGTCGCCTACGCCGCCGAGTGCCTGTTCAGCGGCAGCGACGACGAGTACGCCTCGCTGGAGGAGCGGGCCGTGCACGTGATGACCCAACTCGGCGTGCTGGCCGGCTCCGGGGTCGAGTTGGCACAGCGCCGCCGCGCTGAGCCGCACGAGGACCTGATGACCGAGTTGGTCAACGCCGAGGTCGACGGGCACCGGCTGACCGACGAAGAACTCGGTTCCTTCATGGTGCTGCTGGGTTCGGCGGGCAACGACACCACTAAGCAGACCACCACCCACGCGTTCAAGGCCCTGATCGAGCATCCCGAGCAGCGCGCCTGGCTGCTCGACGACTACGACAACCGAATCGGCGGTGCGGTAGAGGAATTCGTCCGCTGGTCGACGCCGGTACTGGCCTTCGCGCGGCACGCGGTCACCGACACCGAGGTGGCCGGTACCGAGATCAAGGCCGGCGAGAAGATCGCGCTGTTCTACTGCTCGGCCAACCGCGACGAGGCGGTGTTCGACCGGCCCCATGAGTTCGACATCACCCGCGGCGCCAACCCGCACCTGGGATTCGGCGGCGGCGGCGCGCATTACTGCCTGGGCACCCATGTCGCCCGGATGCAGTTGCGGCATCTGTTCTACGAGCTGCTCACCCGGTTGCCGGACGTGCAGATCGGCGAGCCGGAGTACCTGCAGAGCACCTTTGTGCACGGCATCAAGCGGATGCCGATCAGTCTGGCCTGA